The genomic stretch ttaaacactatatttaagaaaaaattaaagaaaaaaaatctcaccccattggcagatatttttgcttgttttaagcataattTCACTTGAATTGTTTATTTGTTGTCTAATTACTAGACTTTTTTTTCTTacgtaattttgctcatcaaaaatatcaaatttaagtaattttgtgcataaaacaagcaaaaaaatctgccaatggggtaagcaaaaaaatcttgaaaatgtttcttaaacactgtatttaagaaaaattcaagaaaaaatgtctcaccccattggcatatatttttgcttgttttaagcataattTCCCCtaaattgtttagtttttgtctaataactagacttattttcttacgtaattttgctcatcaagaaaatacatcttgatttaagaatttttatatatttctactgaaaacaaacaaaaaatcaaagtaagaaagtcagatttttaagaaaaatattcttagtatttttgtcttgttttctgtaaaaatatcaaaaaattcttaaattaagatgctttttcttgatgagcaaaaatcgagtttttagaccagaattataaaatttaagtgattttgtgcataaaacaagcaggAAAATCTGTAAGGGGtaagcatttttttcttgaatttttcctgaatttagtgtttaagaaaagttttcaagattttttgcttaccccattggcagatttttttgcttgttttatgcacaaaatcatttacatttggtatttttggtctaaaaactagacttattttcttaggtcattttgctcatcaagaaaaagcatcttaatttaagaatttttagatatttttactgaaaacaagacaaaaacattttttcttgaaaataattttttgctgtgaacgactggttttgtggtccagggtcacatatgttgtgttgtgtgcctatagtgtgttttcttttacatacagtgtaatgaatttcattgtaatcattgactttatttaaatcatataatcatattttttccgtcctgctgtaatgtttttttcatctgatcttttgtccccaccactttttaacacaaactgacgcccctgagTGGGAGTACGTATAAGAGGGAGTGTCTTGTTTATTGTTTCTGTGAATGACAGGTAAAGTTGTGATTGATTGTTTCAGTGGTGACCTTGTATTCAACACTGGGTGGTGCAGCGATAGCTCATGGTCTGAATGAGACTGAAGTCACTCACATCATAACAAGCAAAGATCTGCTGCAGAGCCGCCTCAAGGTGAGAACATCGTACATGCATACAAACTTGAGTTTAAATAATGCATGTCTACATTTGAAACCATGAGATTGCAAGAGCCAATCGACTCCGAGCTAATGactaaaatgtgtttttctctTTCACTTTTAGGCGATTTTGTTGGACATTCCCAGACTGATGCACATAATATTGGTTGATGAGAAACCCAGCAGCTGGCTTGATCTGCCCCGAGGTATCATGGTCCACAACATAGCAGCTGTGCAGGAACTGGGGGCCAAACCTCAGAACAGTAAGAGACCAAACTTCAATATTACTCACTAACAGATAGGAAATTTCAGACTACTCAAAGTCTCACACTATTTTTGCGTTTTGCATGTATATTTTTCACAAGTGGTATATGCAAACTGTGAGCCTAGAGGGTGCCCACATGAACTATTACATTTGCCTACATTTGCAGCATAATTGATGGATCACCGCATCAGATActgtatcccacaatgcaaagCACTCATTTTGcatattacatattttattttaagtgcaTTAGTGCATCTGTCTGTATATACTTATTTTAACATATTGTGGCCAAAAGACTAAACATACTTAAGACAGAAGCAGTGGAAATGGATTTTGTTGGAAAAAACACACATCTGATATTTGTGTCAGATGAGAAGCTCTGGATGACATCAGATCAGTGTTAAGAGCCCACAAtagctacgtttacatgcaacctaATCATTTGTTTGTAGTCATATTGTTggattgaaaagccttcatgtaaacacctcaaTGAATACTTTTGCGGTCGATTGGTGCAAATTTTGTAAGTATGCATGTAACCGCATGAACCATTGTATTTTTTCAGTCGGATGCAAAAATATCTTGTGCATATGCGCAGAAAAATTGTGCTTATGTTTtcttatatttacctcttatttacGTATCACGTGATTCTCGTCACAGAAATAACAAGGCAATGGCAACAGGCATTATTAAAGGGCCcctccacttttttggaaatatgctcattttccagctcctctagagttaatcatttgatttttaccgttttggaatccattcagctgatctccgggtctggcggtaccacttttagcatagcttagcataatcgtcggccgatatatcgtgcatccctagttttgaatgtccattgggtggtttttagtgatgcaccgatgtatcggccgccgatatttatcggccgatttttgatgaatttgaaaccatcggcatatcggcaatagcacgagaaaggccgataccaatTGTTTataaattaactgcataaagaaatctgtaaaaaatgagttaatgttgttaataaaataaatgctgaattgcaaaaaccacctttgaaggttgtcatgctgtattattatatttgttttagcttaatttgtgcctctcttattatgttggtcagttgaatgttacttagatccaatccatgttcagtaaaaataatttgatgcagaaataaactagttaatagaccaactgtgtagtattgtatacaagtgtttaatatcggtatcggccagaagttgtctgttttaATCGGTATCTGTattggcccaaaaaaatcctatcggtgcatccctagtggtTTTGATAagcaaatctggcaaccctggctgtgcgcaGACGTTTGTTTCAGATTATATAGAATGCACATGTAAACAATTATTTAAATCATATTGCAATGTTTAGGATACATGTAAATTGTACTGTCATAACCTGCTATCAGATTAAATTCAGACGGATTGACAAAATGTTGTGCTTGTAAACATAACTACTGTCAGATAAGAGCAGCTGTTCAGGATCTCATCATTATTAGAGCTGGACCATTAAGATCTGTCTGTGTCTATAACCTCTGaaacaatttgtgttttttttctctggcaGTCGCGATCTGCCGCAGGCAGCCAGTGCCATCTGATATCGCAGTCATCATGTACACCAGCGGCTCTACAGGCATTCCTAAAGGAGTCATGATCTCCCATAGCAACATCATCGCGGCCATCACAGGCATGGCCGAACGCATCCCGAACCTGGAGTATGTCTCTCTCTAAACCCTTTTTCCTGTCAActtttcttgcttaaaaagtgTATCATAGATTGATTGTGAATGCTGttaaacaattaaacaacatattgaTAGGATTGCCTCAAACCAGTGTAAGAATCTGTATTAATTTAATTGCGGTAGCTACCTTAACAATCATGAGTGTAATCACGTTTAGCGACTCGTAGGGTTTGGCCTCGTAAGGTTTTTTATGTAAATAGTAatgtacataatttttttctgtaagAAACATTTTTGAGGCTTTGATTTCATGCTCGCTGTGCTGGGTGTTTTCAAACCCATTTTATTAGTTAATGCGTTTTATTTCATTCGGGCAGTGAGAACGACACCTATATTGGCTACCTGCCCCTCGCTCATGTCCTGGAGCTCAGCGCCGAGCTGGTATGCGTGACTCACGGCTGTCGCATCGGATATTCATCACCTCAGACGCTTGCTGACCAGGTACAAACAAACATTCAGGTCATATGGTGCTTTTCCACCGAGTGTTACAACTAGGTTCTGCTTTACTTTGGCTTGGTTTGCTTTTCTACTGCATTTTAGTATCACTTCAAAATGGGTTGGAttatacatgtttttttataattgcACCGCCTCTACTGCCATGACATCAtcataaatgaaaaataaaaagtttttgaaattaaacatacAAATGGGCTATGAAATGATTGAAATAtttccttaaaggaatattccattttcttaaaagaaaaatccagataatttactcaccaccatgtcatccaaaatgttgatgtttttctttgttcagtccagaagaaattatgttttttgaggaaaacattgcaggatttttctcattttaatggactttaatagagcccaacacttaatacttaactcaacacttaacagtttttttcaacggagtttcaaaggactataaatgatcccaaacgaggcataagggtcttatctagcaaaacgattgtcatttttgacaagaaaaataaaaaatatacacttaaaagcacaacttctcgtctaaatccggtccagtgcgacctaacgtaaatgcgtagtgacgtagggaggtcacgtgttacatatataaaacgcacatttgcggaccattgtaaacaataaactgacacaaagacattaattagtatcagttgacatacaacaacgtagaaacggtcctcgttctcaacacttgtaaacactggggcggagtttcgcgttcgtcctctgtgacctcttgacgtcatgacgtattgcttGGGGTCACTTTCGCGcatatatttgttatttttattgtcaaaaatgacaatcgttttgctagataagacccttatgcctcgtttgggatcatttagagtcctttaaaacaccgttgaaaaaaactgttaagtattaaatgttgggctctattaaagtccattaaaatgagaaaaatcctgcaatgtttcctcaaaaaacataatttcttctcgactgaacaaagaaagacatcaacattttggatgatatggtggtgagtaaattatctggatttttcttttaagaaaatggactaatcctttaagattcCAGGGTGTACTTCAAGTAAATTATTTAGGTCAAGGGGGTTCAGCTAACCAAAAAGTTGGTTTAAGTCATGGGAACGAAATCAATGCACAATTTTTTGTCACTGTCAAAACAGTAATGAACATTCACATCCCCAAAGTGTTTATATTGGTAtattatttctctttttttcccCCAACAGTCATCTAAAATTAAAAAGGGCAGTAAAGGAGACACCAGCGTCCTGAAACCAACGCTTATGGCAGCTGTGCCTGTAAGAAAGTTCACGTGTACACATGTACATACACTAACAGCTGATGTGTTTGATATGACTGTGAAGCATCTCTTTCTCTTTTGTCGATCTTTAGGAGATTATGGATCGTATCTATAAGAACGTCATGACTAAAGTTGAGGGGATGAGCAAAGTGCAGAAAACGCTTTTCGTTCTGGCGTACAACTACAAGATGGAGCAGATCTCTAAAGGATACAGCACGCCGCTGTGTGACAGGTAAATCACTTTTACAGCAACTTTTTTACTATTTTCCCATCTCGTTTCTGACGTCCGATCTCTCGTTTATGTGCGTGTAGGTTGGTGTTTAACAAGGTTCGCTCATTGCTGGGCGGTAAAACGCGTGTGCTGCTGTCTGGAGGAGCTCCTTTGTCCGCGGCTACTCAACGGTTCATGAACATCTGCTTCTGTTGTCCGGTGGGTCAGGGCTACGGACTCACCGAGACCTGCGGAGCCGGGACCATCAGCGAATGTAAGCATCAGGACTGAACTTTATGTTCCTGTAACTTATCTGGTAAAGTGTGGCGTAAGCAATCATTGTGGtgattttttgtgttttgcagtCGCTGACTTCAGCACTGGACGGGTCGGAGCTCCTCTGGTGTGTTCGGAGATCACTCTTAAAAACTGGGAGGAAGGTGAGATCTTTTTTTTGGAAAACCTGTCTGCATATGTTGGCATTTACGTTTTGTACGTATGCTTGTGAAGATTCTGAAAAATTTGATTTGATATTATGCTCACAGTTGAGTTGAGTCTGTTTCTTTCCGGCTGTAGGTGGATATTACAACACAGACAAACCAAATCCACGAGGAGAGATTCTGATTGGTGGGCCAAACGTCACCATGGGTTACTATAAGAACGAGCAGAAGAACCGGGAAGATTTTTGTGTGGATGAGAACGGCCAACGTTGGTTCTGCACCGGAGACATCGGAGAGTTTCATACTGACGGCTGCCTTAAGATTATTGGTACAGACAGATGATAATGTACTggttttacacatactgtattatttaaaagtttacggTCACTTGACTGAATTTTCTTTTATAAGATATATGGTCTGAATGTTCTTGTTGAAAGGGACAACATACTTTTTGTAGTTaaatttttgatattttctaGTTTTGATAAATGTACTATTAttctgaaatgtaaaaaaaaaaaaagaataattaaGTGACCCTAAAGTTTTGGTATTGACtttcttatattttatttttaaaagcatttgatTTGAATGACATTGTGTCATGCATATAAATGACgtgatttttatgtttatatttgttatttgtCTTGTTATTTTTTGTATGAATTTGATAACGTTGTGGAAAGCATGCTGGTCAACAGCCGTTGTTTCTATTTGTGCTGTTTTATATACAGCATATTTATTGTTTGAGTACAAATGGTTTATACAAACTCTGTCAGAACAGAAAATCATTCAAGATTCAATAGCAAAGTTTAAGTCTCTCGATTTCATTTCTTACGTTTTctctaatgtgtgtgtgtttatgtgtgtgtagaTCGTAAGAAGGATCTAGTGAAGTTACAGGCTGGTGAATATGTGTCACTTGGGAAAGTGGAGGCCGTCATGAAAAACTGTTCACTCGTTGACAACATCTGCGCTTACGCCAACAGGTGAGATATACCACACAGacacacttaaaaaacacaacttgtATTTCTGTGTCGATTGTACGGAATTGCCTGCGAGCTAATACTATGCAGACctcaagcgctgtgattggtttgCTAGAAaccaaggggcaaccttccggtCTCTCTTGTAAATCCAGTATGGAAGTGACTGCCGTTAGAGACCATATGAAATTGTCCAACTTAACTGCAGAAAATGTATAGCTAATAGCTAATTTtgccttcatggcaactttgaagagggtgaatttttttgtaactcatccgtttgaattatattaactctttcaccgccagcgtttttaaaaaaagttgccagccagcgccagcgtctttcatgattttcaccaaagtgtaatgccttccagaaaatgttcttctttaaatatataaacatacaatataccaaatgaaagaacagaccctctgctttcaaacaaaaaaccgtttcatcctaccttcagtggttcttttgtaatcagcttttgaatatgggtaggtttctgcaaaaacaccacattttgagcaaaaagcagagataattccatttttgtgacggatttttcatagagatcccattcagagcgatctttaaaacagacacggacatgcagcagcttccggttttaaaaagttgcggaagggagccacctggtggataatagcggtattgcggaaagacggaaaatcttgtcattggcggggaagcgttttctcttaattgacgagatatctcgtcaatggcggtgaaagggTTAAACCTTAAAgttttgcataattaagggcgtggccacttgagtgacaggtggaTTGCTGCTCCGGTCGAtctaggtgggcgtggtttaaGCAGCCAGGCACCTCAGCTCCACTCATGGTCCACctcttttttcacttttttggTTATCCGGGAATGACGCCCTGCCAAGAATGCAATGGCCAGCTCCGCCCACTTTGTGgttcaaaaatgctcttcaaAAACCTTCGGGTGATGTcacagacactacgtccatGTTTCTTACCAGGGTTTCCACAGggttttaaaaagtcttaaatttgcTGTTCTAGGTCTTATGTAATGGTATCTCTAATGCTAATTTAAATGTTCCCACAGCGGTTTGaatgttttgtctttttggATCATTTCGTTCGCTCATCCACTCATATGCGTTTAACCACCATGATAGTTACCTTTGCGTTACTTTGGTAATAAAATTACTGCCACCAGCTAAGAGATGACAAATGttcctttattttttaatacgttttttttttaatatttactccgtaaatatcttaatttttatttgatatataaGAAAGAATGTATTGGTGTTGTCTCTCACTCGCCGTGCATGAAAGCCCACTGCTCGTGTATCCTGTGCATTATATATGCCAATGTCTCCTAATTTAATTGTGTCTATTTTTGCCATTAAAATATATTactgccattgttttgtctctaaGAAACTCcctaaatgtcctaatataaatcagacctagtcctggattaatctaaagcCTGTTTGGGAAACCAGCCCTATATATTTTAATGTTGTTTCATAAAccatttgtttatttggtttagatactttatttgaaccaattattttTGTCTCCATTATAATTGTCATTTTAAAAGCGTTTACACACTTAGGTCTTTTTTCCAATAAATATCAGGTTACTTGATCAGCATAAAT from Paramisgurnus dabryanus chromosome 6, PD_genome_1.1, whole genome shotgun sequence encodes the following:
- the acsl3b gene encoding long-chain-fatty-acid--CoA ligase 3b — translated: MKLKEEMSPLLLKVFQSVVWVYSVITFIPWYLFSGDIGNQARAKRLKARSVSGKPAGPYRALNSQHRLVSKLHMGVDTLDKAFEYAVVNFPTRDCLGTRELLSEEDEIQPNGKVFKKVILGDYNWLSYEDTFCLAQRLGSGLAALGQKPLCNIAIFCETRAEWIITAQACFMYNFPLVTLYSTLGGAAIAHGLNETEVTHIITSKDLLQSRLKAILLDIPRLMHIILVDEKPSSWLDLPRGIMVHNIAAVQELGAKPQNIAICRRQPVPSDIAVIMYTSGSTGIPKGVMISHSNIIAAITGMAERIPNLDENDTYIGYLPLAHVLELSAELVCVTHGCRIGYSSPQTLADQSSKIKKGSKGDTSVLKPTLMAAVPEIMDRIYKNVMTKVEGMSKVQKTLFVLAYNYKMEQISKGYSTPLCDRLVFNKVRSLLGGKTRVLLSGGAPLSAATQRFMNICFCCPVGQGYGLTETCGAGTISEFADFSTGRVGAPLVCSEITLKNWEEGGYYNTDKPNPRGEILIGGPNVTMGYYKNEQKNREDFCVDENGQRWFCTGDIGEFHTDGCLKIIDRKKDLVKLQAGEYVSLGKVEAVMKNCSLVDNICAYANSDQSYVIGFVVPNQKQLTALAQQRGIRGSWEEICNHPEMEKEVLRIITDAALTGKLERFEIPKKICLSAEPWTPETGLVTEAFKLKRKELKSHYQDDIERMYGGK